The genomic stretch CGAGAGGTCGGCGGGGAGGCGGACAGCCGCGAGCACCTTCTCCTTCTCGGCGCGGAGGTCGGCCGCGTCGAACGAGATCGGCTCCTCCATAGCGGTAAGCGCGAGCAGCTGGAGGAGGTGGTTCTGGATGACGTCGCGCGCCGCTCCGATGCCGTCGTAATAGCCGGCACGACCGCCGACACCGATGTCCTCGGCCATAGTGATCTGGACATGGTCGACGTAGTTCGAGTTCCAGAGCGGCTCATACATCATGTTGGCAAAGCGCAACGCCAGGATGTTTTGGACCGTCTCCTTGCCGAGGTAGTGGTCGATCCGGAAGACAGAGTCGGGGGGGAAGACCGACTCGACGACATCGTTGAGTGCGCGGGCCGTCTTCAGGTCGCTGCCGAACGGCTTCTCGATGACGACGCGGCGCCACTGGCCGTCCTTCTGCTCGGCGAGACCCGAGTTGCGCAGCTGCTCGGTGACCTGCGGGAAGGACTTTGGGGGGATCGAGAGGTAGAAGGCGAAGTTGCCGTTCGTCCCGCGCTCGCGGTCGAGCTCGTCGACCGTGGTCTTCAGACGCGCGAACGCCTCCGGATCGTCGAACTCGCCCTGCACGAAGCGGATGCCCTGCGCGAGTTGCGCCCAGACCTCCTCGTGGAACTCGGTGCGCGCGTGCTTCTTGACCGAGTCATGGACGACCTGCTCGAAGTCTTGGTCGTCCCAATCGCGCCGAGCGAATCCGACGAGGGCGAAGCCGGGCGGGAGGAGGCCGCGGTTCGCGAGGTCGTACACCGCTGGCATGAGCTTCTTGCGGGAAAGGTCGCCGGTCACGCCGAAGATGACGAGCCCGCTGGGCCCGGCGATCCGGTTCAACCGGCGGTCGAAGCTCAACCTCAGCGGGTTGAACTCGGGGGTGATGTCCACAGACATGTGCAGTGTCCTTCTGTGGGCCGGTGGAACCGGCGCACTGCTCTCGGTGAGGAGGAGGGGAGGAGTGGGCGCGCATTCGCCCAGGGGTGTGATCGCGAAGACGGCCGCGGGCACTCCGCTGCACACCGGGGAAGGCGCGGCAGCGGTGTGCTCGGCGGATCAGGTGTTGAGGGCCTCGAAGAGCGCCTCGAGGTCCGCCTCGGGGTCGGTCAGCGTGAGCGTCAGCACCGGCCGGCCGTGCTCGGCGAGCACGCTCGCGTCGCCGGCGGCCTGGGCCAGGATCAGCTGGCCGAAGGTGAACGGGCTCTCCGGGATCTCGAGGTCCACAGTGGAGCGCTCGGTGATCTGCAGGAACACCCCCGTCGGCGCGCCACCCTTGTGGTACTGACCGGTCGAGTGCAGGAAGCGCGGGCCCCATCCGAAGGTGACGGGTCGCTGCGCCTGCGCGGCGAGCAGATCGCGGGCACCCTCGAGCTGCGGCAGGGCGAGGCGGTCGACGTACGCCTGAATCGAGACGTAGCCGCCGTCGCCCAGCTGAGCGAGGAGGCGATCGACGGCCGCGGCGACAGTCGTGACACCCTCGGTGACGCTGCTGCTGCCGGTGACCTCGATGCCCGCGTCGGTGAACGCGGGCGCCTCGGGCGCGGGGCGCTTGTCGAGCAGCGCCCGGGTCGCGACCTTGGCCGACTCGACATCGGGCTGGTCGAACGGGTTGATCCCGAGCAGGCGCCCCGCGACCGCGACCGCGTACTCCCAGGTCAACATCTGCGCGCCGAGCGAGCCGGAGAGGAGGATCTCGCCCTCGTGGCGGTCGCGCGGGAACAGATGCAGCGCAGTGGCGTCCTCGACGAGGCGGACGACTTGCACGTCGGGCAGGTCCTCCGAGAGTTCGGGGGCGAGGGTGCCAAGGACGACGGGGAGGATGCCCGTGCCGTCCTTGCCGGTGGACTCCGCGATGAGCTGCTCCGCCCAGTCCGCGAAGCCGACGATGTCGGTCCCGTCGGCGACGATCGCGAGCTTGTCGCGACGGGGGCTGGTCGCGGCGATCGCCGCTCCGAGGATCAGTCCCGGGTTCTCCGGGCTGTCGACGGCGAGCCCGAGGGAGGCCTCGGCCGCTTCGTCGAGGAGGGCCTCGATGTCGGCGCCGGCGAGCCCGGAGGGCACGAGTCCGAACGCGGAGAGCGCCGAGAAGCGCCCGCCGATGTTCGGGTCGGCGTTGAAGACGCGGTAGCCCGCCTCGCGGGACGCTGAGTCCAGCGGCGAGCCCGGGTCGGTCACGATGACGATGCGCTCGAGCGGGTCGATGCCCGCCTGGGTGAACGCCTTCTCGTAAGCCTTCTTCTGGCTGGCGGTCTCGACGGTCGAGCCGGACTTGGAGGAGATGACGACCGCGGTCGAGGCGAGGCGGTCAGTCAGGGCCG from Rathayibacter rathayi encodes the following:
- the zwf gene encoding glucose-6-phosphate dehydrogenase; this translates as MSVDITPEFNPLRLSFDRRLNRIAGPSGLVIFGVTGDLSRKKLMPAVYDLANRGLLPPGFALVGFARRDWDDQDFEQVVHDSVKKHARTEFHEEVWAQLAQGIRFVQGEFDDPEAFARLKTTVDELDRERGTNGNFAFYLSIPPKSFPQVTEQLRNSGLAEQKDGQWRRVVIEKPFGSDLKTARALNDVVESVFPPDSVFRIDHYLGKETVQNILALRFANMMYEPLWNSNYVDHVQITMAEDIGVGGRAGYYDGIGAARDVIQNHLLQLLALTAMEEPISFDAADLRAEKEKVLAAVRLPADLSSATARGQYAGGWQGGEKVLGFLDEDGMSPTSTTETYAAMRLDIGTRRWAGVPFYLRAGKRLGRRVTEIAVVFKRAPQQLFAESQTTSLGQNALVIRVQPDEGVTMRFGSKVPGAGMQVRDVTMDFGYGHAFTEASPEAYERLILDVLLGEPPLFPRHEEVELSWKILDPIEEFWATQGQPEQYRPGTWGPDSADELLARDGRTWRRP